Within the Chloroflexota bacterium genome, the region CATCCTTTTCCTCAGCTCGGATTTCCAGGTTGGCCAAGTCGGAGCCAGCCTGGGGCTCAGTATAACCCAGCGCAAACTCAATCTCGCCTCTGGCGATTCGGGGAAGATACTCCCTTTTCTGCTCCTCCGAGCCATAAAGCATAATGGTGGGGCCAGCCACATTTGCCCCGACCACTAGAGCTTCCTGGGGCAACGCTCCGGAGTAGTCCAGTTCCTCATGCATTATGAAACGATAGATAGGGGGAAGCCCCAGACCTCCGTACTCCTTCGGCCAGGTGGGAGTCAAATATCCCTTCGCTCCCAGCTTGCGCATAAACTCCCAGGTGTGCGGCCCCCACCCCAGCCCACCCTCTGCCTCCTCTATGAGCTCTGGCGTCACTACCTTCTTCAGGAACTGTCTGACCTCCTGGCGAAACGATTCTTGTTCCTGCGAAAAACCAAAATCCATCCGGGCACCTCTCAAATACTGCTAAAATTCAACATGGATTCTAAGGGATTTGCAAGAGAAGTGTCAAAAATGTGCAGCATGTGGACATCCGCCCATCGCTGTGGCGAACCACAGGTGCTCTTGAACCATTTGACGTGCATGATATAATTATGACTAGAAATGACCGCCAAAGAGGGTGACAAGAGTGAAGAAGTTATTATTAGGTATCTTGGCAGCAGTGTTGACCCTTGCGCTTGTGTCATCACCGGTAGCAGCTAAACCCGGAATGGATAAGCTGTTGCCGGCAACTGATATTGAGCTTGTGAAAAGGGCCACGATCCATGGGGAGCGTGGAAGCGCGGGTAAGCCAGCGCCAGGAGCGTCGACCGGCCTTCTGGGGCAACTGGCTTTGGGAAACAAGTATGCTATAGTAATCGGTATTTCTGACTACCCGGGTACAGCGAATGACCTTTCCTACTGTGATGAGGACGCCAGAGACATGGTTTCGGCTCTTACCAGCCTTCACGGTTACGATGCAGCTAATATTATCAGCCTTATCGATCTTAATGCCAGCTTCGATAATATCAAAAATGCTGTTAATGACATAAAAGGGAGGGTGGCCGCAGACTCAGCACCGGCGCAGGCTGAGGTTGTCTTCTTCTTCAGCGGGCACGGTGCCAAAGGCAAGTTCGCTGATGACGATGCACAGGACAAGTTGCAGGGAGTTGACTCAAACGGTACTGATGAAGCCATCGTTTGCCACAATGGTAGCCAGAATGGGCAGTTGAGGGATTGGTTTAACGGCTTCGGAACCTCAAGGATTATCTTCGTATTTGACTCTTGCTTGGCTGGCGGGATGACCGACCTGGCAAGTTCAGGAAGAGTCATTAACATGGCATGCAGCGAAACCGGGGTTTCCTACGAAAGCAGTTCTTGGGGAGGGGGACACGGGCAATTCACCTATTACTTTGTTGACCAGGGAATGCTATCTGGCCTAGCTGACAAGTACGATTATGACAGAGATGGAAAACTCAAGGAACCGGGTGACGTGAGTATTGAAGAGGCTTTTGATTATGCCAAGGCAAATTGCTTGAAGCAGACCCCGTCGATAAGGGATTCCTTTATCAACGACTTGCTGTTATAAGTCTTCGGTTTACAAGAGCTGGGCAGGGGCCATAAGCGTCAGTCCAAACCGGGCGGGCCATACGGATTTGGCTCCGCACGGTGGTATTTTCTCAAGCTGATTTCGACGTAAACTAAAGGGTGGTACGAATTCCCTCCATATTATCTTGTCGCTGGCAAGCCAAAGCTTCTAACAACCTCCCTCACTCTATCCAGTGTGGTGACTCTAGCTTCGTTGCGCGTCGCTGTCCTATCCTCTGACGGGAATCTTGATCCTGTCTCTCCTGGCGATGCCATTGCAGCAGGCTAGGATGACGAAAACCAGCGGAGTGCTTGTACCAGGAAGATGCTACGTTCATGCTCCCACGCAGCGATGTAGCTTTGCATGGTTTCCCGGTCGGTCATCCGTAGTCTCTGGGCGCCGTGGCTTTCCTGGTTGCTTGCGCTCCCTTGCTGCAACCAGCCGTCTCTGGTTTGTTGTGCCCAAGTCGTGCAGAAGCTATCGACTCATGAGGATCGAAATCAGAATGTTGCGGTGTACAGGCTTTGCCTTGAAGTATCAGAAGACCTTCGCCATGCGCCCGTGGCTTTTCAGGCTGTCGAAAATATTTATGAAATCCTTATGGTCTGCTACGGAATCTTTATGCCTTCTTTATGCTATTCCTGTCATAGTGGTCGTGAGACAAGCGAATAGGTGGAGGAGGGGGATGGGGTCATTGAAACAGAGGCAAGCGTAGCGGCAGTGCTATCTGCTACGTTTAAGGGACGGTCTATTGCGCTTTGGCTCTGGTAGCGCTGGAGAACCTGTGGTGGGAAGGCAGCCAGGTTCAGAGCTTGGGATGCACTCAGGATAGCGATCGTC harbors:
- a CDS encoding caspase family protein, encoding MKKLLLGILAAVLTLALVSSPVAAKPGMDKLLPATDIELVKRATIHGERGSAGKPAPGASTGLLGQLALGNKYAIVIGISDYPGTANDLSYCDEDARDMVSALTSLHGYDAANIISLIDLNASFDNIKNAVNDIKGRVAADSAPAQAEVVFFFSGHGAKGKFADDDAQDKLQGVDSNGTDEAIVCHNGSQNGQLRDWFNGFGTSRIIFVFDSCLAGGMTDLASSGRVINMACSETGVSYESSSWGGGHGQFTYYFVDQGMLSGLADKYDYDRDGKLKEPGDVSIEEAFDYAKANCLKQTPSIRDSFINDLLL